In Zingiber officinale cultivar Zhangliang chromosome 6A, Zo_v1.1, whole genome shotgun sequence, a single genomic region encodes these proteins:
- the LOC121995216 gene encoding uncharacterized protein LOC121995216: MSRIPKWKIEKRKVKVVFRLQFHNKGGTSCLYLLSPGWDKLFISLIPIGVGKTTVKTNKVNVRNGSCKWPDPIYETTRLLQDAKTKTYDEKVYKLLVATGSSRSSFLGEVNINLADFADALRPSSVCYLLLIVILEQFYTSQSNFLLPKLVSELLETSLASEIEVTVMRSHFCDRMQDSFAQLQTSLQSDFDIIFREKESLIDYINKKNAELEEVQLRAATVEADSNCHMKKYEELSFDLVKRLFENLALDRSVNHEGNSDSDFPSIRSIEQILQDDSFELSAAFQELPNYKDTNSGIDASTVDFTNSPNTAVGVVLPTIADEKSCSYSPPNSTAFKDTESALGQQTKFTDNITDITDIEEHFKEHQKLMSGIGMLQKELEKLRNENLSSLIPLEHQFLSSHKILERDLSQLDLINLELPLVKQMSNWEAFFLYSRNFLKVATHWKEYFLWNLSLQKHCSKKRYQIFTYEAHS; the protein is encoded by the exons ATGTCGCGGATTCCTAAATGGAAGATTGAAAAGAGAAAAGTGAAAGTCGTCTTCCGCCTACA ATTCCACAACAAGGGTGGGACAAGTTGTTTATATCTCTTATCCCCAGGGTGGGACAAGTTGTTTATATCTCTTATCCCCATCGGTGTGGGCAAAACAACTGTGAAAACAAATAAAGTAAATGTCAGAAATGGGAGCTGCAAGTGGCCAGATCCGATCTATGAAACTACAAGACTTCTCCAGGATGCCAAGACTAAAACATATGATGAGAAAGTGTACAAGCTTCTGGTGGCTACC GGGTCTTCCAGGTCAAGTTTCCTTGGAGAAGTTAATATCAACCTTGCAGACTTTGCAGATGCACTAAGACCTTCATCTGTTTGTTACCTCTTACTAATTGTGATTTTGGAACAATTTTACAC GTCACAGTCCAACTTCTTACTTCCAAAACTGGTTTCAG AACTTCTCGAGACTTCACTGGCCTCTGAAATTGAAGTTACAGTTATGCGAAGTCATTTCTGTGACCGGATGCAGGATTCCTTTGCACAACTTCAGACA TCATTACAatctgattttgatattatttttcgGGAGAAAGAGAGCCTTATTGATtacataaacaaaaaaaatgcaGAACTTGAAGAGGTGCAGCTTAGAGCTGCAACAGTGGAAGCTGACAGTAATTGCCACATGAAGAAATATGAAG AATTGAGCTTTGACCTGGTTAAGAGGTTGTTTGAGAATTTGGCCTTAGATCGATCTGTTAACCATGAAGGCAATAGTGACTCTGATTTCCCTTCCATAAGGTCAATTGAGCAAATTTTGCAAGATGACAGCTTTGAATTGTCAGCAGCCTTCCAAGAATTGCCAAATTACAAAGATACTAATTCGGGAATAGATGCTTCAACTGTGGATTTCACAAATTCTCCAAATACAGCTGTTGGAGTTGTGCTGCCAACTATTGCTGATGAGAAATCATGCTCTTATTCCCCTCCAAATTCAACAGCTTTTAAG GATACTGAAAGTGCACTTGGACAACAAACCAAATTCACAGATAATATAACAGATATAACTGACATTGAGGAGCACTTCAAAGAGCATCAGAAGTTAATGTCTGGCATAGGCATGCTACAGAAGGAG TTGGAGAAGCTAAGAAATGAGAATTTATCATCACTAATTCCTTTAGAACACCAATTTCTATCATCCCATAAGATTTTAGAGAGAGATTTATCACAACTTGACCTG ATCAATCTGGAACTTCCCTTGGTTAAGCAAATGAGCAACTGGGAAGCATTTTTCCTTTATTCAAGGAACTTCCTGAAAGTGGCAACGCATTGGAAAGAGTACTTCCTTTGGAACTTGAGCTTGCAGAAGCATTGCAGTAAAAAAAGATATCAGATTTTCACGTACGAAG CTCATTCCTGA
- the LOC121995217 gene encoding KH domain-containing protein HEN4-like, translated as MIQSLAIDAAVRLQPRCSEKSEKESGELSYTTRLLVSNLQIGCLIDKAGSIISEMRTTRANIRVLSKENIPKVASEDDKMVQISGEFDITRDALVHVTTCLKANLFERDSTSAAHGSSAPHHRFPVDASVGPKYHGGRDSKSHGHGFSYSDGYGASHNLPSSDTYAGYGSSQGGGSNYSSYDGYSSRYGNIGFKMFAINALHGTLWLEVYRDY; from the exons ATGATCCAATCTCTCGCAATAGATGCTGCAGTTCGCTTGCAGCCGCGTTGTAGTGAAAAAAGTGAAAAAGAATCAGGTGAACTTTCATATACCACCCGCCTTCTGGTATCCAATTTGCAGATTGGTTGCCTGATTGACAAAGCTGGATCAATAATCTCTGAGATGAGGACTACACGTGCCAACATACGTGtgctttcaaaagaaaatattccGAAAGTTGCTTCTGAAGATGATAAGATGGTTCAG ATTAGTGGTGAGTTTGACATTACAAGAGATGCACTTGTCCATGTGACAACTTGTCTAAAAGCCAATTTATTTGAAAGGGATAGTACATCAGCTGCACATGGTTCTTCTGCTCCTCACCATCGTTTTCCAGTTGATGCTTCTGTTGGTCCAAAGTATCATGGAGGCAGGGATAGTAAATCACATGGTCATGGGTTTTCATATTCTGATGGATATGGTGCTTCCCATAATTTGCCATCGTCTGATACTTATGCTGGCTATGGCAGTTCTCAA GGAGGTGGTAGCAATTACAGTTCATATGATGGATACTCTTCCCGTTATGGAAACATTGG TTTTAAAATGTTTGCCATTAATGCTTTACATGGAACCTTATGGTTGGAGGTTTATAGAGATTATTAG
- the LOC121997704 gene encoding peroxidase 15-like has product MTSFFSSSRAFSSSSLHNPMLLLLLGFTIVFHVHECEAQLTTTFYDTTCPNVSTIVRDQVRQAQSSDQRILASLTRLFFHDCFANGCDGSILLDNSSTIVTEKDAAPNNNSVRGFDVIDNIKVAIENNCSGIVSCSDILAIAAEASVNLAGGPTWSVLLGRRDGTTTNLTAANNLPSPFDNVTTLQQKFAAVNLNITDLIALSGAHTFGRAQCRTFNQRLFNFSNTGNPDPTLNTTYLSALQQSCPQGGNISVLNDLDVSTPDTFDNKYYTNLQSLRGLLQTDQDLLSAASTNASTAPIVNDFASNQTAFFESFLEAMIKMGNIDVLTGSNGEIRSNCRQVNGASDMLLIEVGAKRSSSAENI; this is encoded by the exons ATGActtctttcttctcctcttctcgtgctttctcttcctcctctctgcATAATCCaatgttattgttattgttaggCTTCACTATCGTCTTCCATGTCCACGAGTGCGAGGCTCAATTAACCACGACGTTCTATGATACCACTTGTCCGAACGTGTCAACTATCGTGCGTGACCAAGTGAGACAGGCACAGAGTTCGGATCAACGCATCCTTGCGAGCCTCACTCGCCTCTTCTTCCATGATTGCTTCGCTAAC GGTTGTGATGGATCGATATTGCTGGATAATAGCAGCACAATCGTAACGGAGAAGGATGCTGCCCCGAACAACAACTCTGTGCGGGGTTTTGACGTCATAGACAACATCAAAGTCGCCATCGAAAATAACTGCTCCGGCATTGTATCTTGCTCTGATATCTTAGCTATTGCAGCTGAAGCTTCGGTGAACTTA GCAGGTGGGCCTACATGGagtgtcttacttggaagaagagATGGAACTACAACCAATTTAACTGCCGCAAATAACCTCCCTTCTCCCTTTGATAATGTCACTACCCTCCAACAAAAATTTGCGGCTGTCAACCTTAACATCACCGATTTAATCgccttatcag GAGCTCACACCTTTGGGCGTGCTCAATGTCGGACCTTCAACCAACGACTCTTCAACTTTAGTAACACAGGCAATCCAGATCCAACGTTGAACACCACATATCTCTCCGCATTACAGCAGAGTTGCCCTCAAGGCGGAAATATCAGCGTCCTCAATGACCTCGATGTCTCCACCCCTGACACCTTCGATAACAAATATTACACTAATTTGCAGAGCCTAAGGGGCCTGCTCCAAACCGACCAAGACCTGCTCTCTGCCGCCTCCACCAATGCATCAACTGCCCCCATCGTCAACGACTTTGCCTCTAATCAAACCGCCTTTTTCGAGAGCTTTCTTGAGGCGATGATCAAGATGGGAAACATCGATGTGCTCACGGGGAGCAACGGGGAGATCAGGAGCAATTGCAGGCAAGTTAATGGAGCTAGTGACATGTTACTGATTGAAGTTGGTGCTAAAAGAAGTTCCTCTGCTGAGAATATTTGA